The Geothrix sp. genome window below encodes:
- a CDS encoding aminotransferase class V-fold PLP-dependent enzyme — MASGYIEVMPRLYFDANASAPPHPEAVEAVRRAMAEDWANPTSTHREGQRARHRLEEARREIAASLGVAPGELVFCASATEALHLLIRGLQPALGDRPAAVFPGEHSACLNPLRDWSRVSWLPELPADCATVVQMAANNETGILYGMPSVLDAVRIKDGCQAWGKVAVDLSDCDAAVFSGHKMGGPRGAALLWMRPGLPWEALMEGPQERRRRGGTEDLPAILGLAAAARHLTERQRANAELQSLRDAFETEITSWNRDIEVIGGGSPRLPNTTCALFRGWNGEALQATLDLAGFAVSTGSACHSGAVKPSHAITTLGYSLDDARSVLRFSMLPDAQPVEVEALVAAIKRLT; from the coding sequence ATGGCCTCAGGGTACATTGAGGTCATGCCCAGGCTCTACTTCGACGCCAACGCCAGCGCGCCGCCCCACCCGGAGGCGGTGGAGGCCGTGCGGCGGGCCATGGCCGAGGACTGGGCGAACCCCACCAGCACCCACCGGGAGGGGCAGCGGGCCCGGCACCGCCTCGAGGAGGCCCGGCGGGAGATCGCGGCCTCCCTGGGCGTGGCGCCGGGGGAGCTGGTCTTCTGCGCCAGCGCCACGGAGGCCCTGCACCTGCTCATCCGGGGGCTGCAGCCCGCCCTGGGGGACCGACCCGCGGCGGTGTTCCCGGGGGAGCACAGCGCCTGCCTGAATCCCCTGCGGGACTGGTCGCGGGTGAGCTGGCTGCCGGAGTTGCCTGCGGATTGCGCCACCGTCGTACAGATGGCCGCCAACAACGAGACGGGGATCCTCTACGGGATGCCGTCCGTGCTGGATGCCGTGCGCATCAAGGACGGCTGCCAGGCCTGGGGGAAGGTGGCTGTGGATCTGTCGGACTGCGACGCGGCGGTGTTCAGCGGCCACAAGATGGGCGGCCCCCGCGGCGCGGCCCTGCTGTGGATGCGGCCAGGCCTGCCTTGGGAGGCCCTGATGGAGGGCCCCCAGGAGCGCCGCCGCAGGGGGGGCACGGAGGATCTGCCCGCCATCCTGGGATTGGCGGCCGCCGCGCGGCACTTGACGGAGCGTCAAAGGGCGAACGCAGAGCTGCAGTCGCTGCGGGATGCCTTCGAGACGGAAATCACATCCTGGAACCGGGACATCGAGGTCATCGGCGGGGGCTCTCCACGCCTGCCAAATACAACCTGCGCCTTGTTCCGGGGCTGGAACGGGGAGGCCCTGCAGGCCACCCTGGACCTGGCGGGATTCGCCGTCAGCACCGGGAGCGCGTGCCACAGCGGGGCGGTGAAGCCCAGTCATGCAATCACGACCTTGGGGTATAGTTTGGACGACGCGCGATCGGTGCTTCGTTTTTCGATGCTCCCGGATGCGCAGCCCGTCGAGGTGGAAGCCCTGGTGGCGGCCATCAAGCGGTTGACATGA
- a CDS encoding RluA family pseudouridine synthase — translation MARKNQGVVHWELIGPRGAGLSLLAHLSARYPIASPADWLERILGGQVRLDDDEHPSPEALLRLGQRVAWARPPWIEPEVPLATAILFEDEDLLAVAKPSGLPTLPGGGQFQEHTLLTLVRRRAPEASPMHRLGRGTSGLVLFARTTAARKPLQAAFQDHRTRKIYRALCQGHPALDAFEVAAPIGEVPYGPLGALHAAHAGGRASLSRVTVLERRAEATLVDVEITTGRPHQIRIHLAWAGHPLMGDPLYGPGGLPLPETQALPGDPGYLLHAHRLELEHPRTGAWLTLECQPPPALRST, via the coding sequence ATGGCGCGGAAGAACCAGGGGGTCGTCCACTGGGAGCTGATTGGCCCCAGAGGCGCCGGCCTCTCCCTCCTGGCCCACCTCTCGGCCCGGTATCCCATCGCCTCCCCGGCAGACTGGCTGGAGCGGATCCTGGGTGGCCAGGTGCGGCTCGACGACGACGAGCACCCTTCGCCGGAAGCCCTTCTGCGCCTGGGCCAGCGGGTCGCCTGGGCCCGCCCCCCCTGGATCGAACCCGAGGTGCCCCTGGCCACGGCCATCCTCTTTGAGGATGAGGATCTGCTCGCCGTGGCCAAACCCAGCGGCCTGCCCACCCTGCCCGGCGGAGGCCAGTTCCAGGAGCACACCCTCCTGACCCTGGTGCGGCGGCGAGCCCCCGAGGCCAGCCCCATGCATCGCCTGGGGCGGGGCACCTCGGGCCTCGTGCTGTTCGCACGGACGACGGCCGCGCGGAAGCCCCTCCAGGCCGCGTTCCAGGATCACCGCACCCGCAAGATCTACCGGGCCCTCTGCCAGGGCCACCCCGCCCTCGACGCCTTCGAGGTGGCCGCCCCCATCGGGGAAGTTCCCTACGGTCCCCTCGGTGCCCTGCACGCCGCCCATGCGGGAGGGCGGGCCTCCCTCAGCCGGGTGACGGTCCTGGAGCGACGGGCAGAGGCCACCCTCGTGGATGTGGAGATCACCACGGGCCGCCCCCACCAGATCCGCATCCACCTGGCCTGGGCGGGCCATCCGCTGATGGGGGACCCCCTCTATGGGCCGGGTGGCCTCCCGCTGCCAGAGACCCAGGCCCTGCCTGGCGACCCGGGCTACCTGCTGCATGCCCATCGGCTGGAGCTGGAGCACCCCCGCACCGGGGCGTGGCTCACCCTCGAATGCCAGCCGCCGCCAGCGCTCCGATCAACCTAG
- the ftcD gene encoding glutamate formimidoyltransferase yields the protein MSRKLVECVPNISEGRDAAKIKQVTDAIAAVPGVRILDVDPGADTHRTVITFVGQPEAVLAGAFACIAEAAKVIDMRQHHGAHPRMGATDVVPFVPVEGVTMEDCAELARRLGARVAKDLAIPVYLYEAAASRPERRNLAEVRRGEYEGLEKKLQDPAWEPDFAAPYHAGAGATIIGAREFLVAYNVTLNSGDKAHATDIAFELREKGRVARRGRIKPYYQAGELIFYAEGSFPCGNCDFTGASFQETVDHCASAHGYDLPALMRLNDVDPANPVGQKVRRRGTFSHCKAIGWYVDSYRRAQISVNLTDYKQTAPHTVLEEARRLAAERGLVVTGSEIVGLVPFQCLQASGRHYLKAMGKSTGVPTSDLLQAAVFSMGLGDVAPFEVEKKVLGLPSYDPKALVSMPVHAFTDEVSRDTPAPGGGSIAALAGSLGAALASMVANLAQGGPDADKDAKLIALAERAQALKDRLMVAVDADTNAFNAFMDARRLPDATPEQKAARHEAMQAGLKVAIEVPLDTAQTSLAALELAGEAARLGKVASITDAAVGAQMAHAGVRGGIWNVVINLKDITDPGYVTDMQAQCADLLEKSTAKLGEITAFVDQKLLDRLNKAKK from the coding sequence ATGTCCCGCAAGCTGGTGGAGTGCGTGCCGAACATCTCGGAAGGCCGGGATGCCGCAAAGATCAAGCAGGTGACGGATGCCATCGCCGCGGTGCCGGGGGTCCGGATCCTCGATGTGGATCCGGGCGCGGACACCCACCGCACGGTCATCACCTTCGTGGGCCAGCCCGAGGCCGTGCTGGCCGGCGCCTTCGCCTGCATTGCAGAGGCCGCCAAGGTCATCGACATGCGCCAGCACCACGGCGCCCATCCCCGCATGGGCGCCACGGATGTGGTGCCCTTCGTGCCCGTCGAAGGGGTGACCATGGAGGACTGCGCCGAGCTGGCCCGCCGCCTGGGCGCCCGGGTGGCCAAGGACCTCGCCATTCCCGTCTACCTGTACGAGGCCGCCGCCTCCCGGCCCGAGCGCCGCAACCTCGCCGAGGTCCGCCGGGGCGAATACGAGGGCCTGGAGAAGAAGCTGCAGGATCCGGCGTGGGAGCCCGACTTCGCGGCGCCCTACCACGCCGGCGCTGGCGCCACCATCATCGGGGCCCGGGAATTCCTCGTGGCCTACAATGTCACGCTCAATTCCGGCGACAAGGCCCACGCCACGGACATCGCCTTCGAACTCCGTGAGAAGGGCCGCGTGGCCCGGCGTGGGCGCATCAAGCCCTACTACCAGGCCGGGGAGCTGATCTTCTACGCCGAGGGCAGCTTCCCCTGCGGCAACTGCGACTTCACGGGCGCCTCGTTCCAGGAGACCGTGGACCACTGCGCCTCGGCCCACGGCTACGACCTGCCCGCCCTCATGCGCCTGAACGATGTGGATCCGGCGAATCCCGTGGGCCAGAAGGTGCGCCGCCGGGGCACCTTCAGCCACTGCAAGGCCATCGGCTGGTATGTGGACTCCTACCGCCGCGCCCAGATCAGCGTGAACCTCACGGACTACAAGCAGACCGCGCCCCACACCGTGCTGGAGGAGGCGCGCCGCCTGGCCGCGGAACGGGGCCTCGTGGTCACGGGCAGCGAGATCGTGGGCCTGGTGCCCTTCCAATGCCTGCAGGCCTCGGGCCGCCACTACCTGAAGGCCATGGGCAAATCCACCGGCGTGCCCACCTCGGATCTCCTGCAGGCGGCCGTGTTCTCCATGGGCCTGGGCGATGTCGCCCCCTTCGAGGTCGAAAAGAAGGTGCTGGGCCTGCCCTCCTACGATCCGAAGGCCCTGGTGTCCATGCCCGTCCATGCCTTCACGGACGAGGTCAGCCGCGACACGCCGGCCCCCGGCGGCGGCTCCATCGCGGCCCTGGCGGGCAGCCTGGGCGCGGCGCTGGCCAGCATGGTGGCCAACCTGGCCCAGGGCGGCCCTGATGCCGACAAGGACGCCAAGCTCATCGCCCTGGCCGAGCGGGCGCAGGCCCTGAAGGACCGCCTGATGGTGGCTGTGGACGCCGACACCAACGCCTTCAACGCCTTCATGGACGCCCGCCGCCTGCCGGATGCCACGCCCGAGCAGAAGGCGGCCCGCCACGAGGCCATGCAGGCCGGCCTCAAGGTGGCCATCGAGGTCCCCCTGGACACGGCCCAGACCAGCTTGGCGGCCCTGGAGCTGGCCGGCGAGGCCGCCCGCCTGGGCAAAGTGGCCTCCATCACAGACGCGGCCGTGGGGGCCCAGATGGCCCATGCAGGCGTCCGCGGTGGCATCTGGAATGTGGTCATCAACCTCAAGGACATCACGGATCCGGGGTATGTGACCGACATGCAGGCCCAGTGCGCGGACCTGCTGGAGAAGTCCACGGCAAAACTGGGGGAGATCACGGCGTTCGTGGACCAGAAGCTCCTGGACCGCCTGAACAAGGCCAAGAAATAG
- a CDS encoding mechanosensitive ion channel domain-containing protein, with amino-acid sequence MNVRAWIPAAALLLLTAATTAGWVWTRDPLPAAQTQAQDGGTPVKKQGGLRRAAPVRERLVDQTPLLTARSLVPLAVTLEEQQLARQAERLANHEVDLAFTDALRRASSAQAPKTPEVKELAELKAKAQATVEADQQLIARLTKELASARESQKGALEDQLDVAKAQAELDKDELEAASEDLARVGGDPQARIRRLKEAHEAADKESSQVMAAPRPASAFQQGSLLARLGEWTAQRTKYRRLDQARLDALGKVQVLTKRRETIEARAKQEKDDREAAKYWANNLVQGSAAAGGGPGREQAQEAVSYLRKYGDVQRRLSDMGRRIQDQQELAEVYGSWMGLVDGNRNAALHGLLARLLWVLGLVLGAYLAGLLIDHLFHRAAAGDKKGAGTLRTVVKLVVQVLCVLAIGFVIFGMPAQTTTVLGLAGAGLTVALKDFIVAFFGWFILMGRNGIRVGDWVEIRGVGGEVVEIGLLRTVLLETGSWSDAGHPTGRRVAFVNSFAIEGHFFNFTTSGQWMWDELRVMIPTGQDPYPIIDRVQRLVEEQTEGNARLAEKDLNRVAARYRVRGFSVVPDLNVVPTANGIEIRARYLTQASARHEARLRLNQAVVELMHGPRGEAGEPDVKVEA; translated from the coding sequence ATGAATGTCCGCGCCTGGATTCCCGCCGCTGCCCTGCTGCTTCTGACCGCTGCGACCACGGCGGGGTGGGTGTGGACCCGGGATCCGCTTCCCGCGGCCCAGACCCAAGCCCAGGATGGCGGAACCCCCGTCAAGAAGCAGGGTGGGCTCCGCCGGGCCGCGCCGGTCCGGGAGCGGCTGGTGGACCAGACGCCGCTGCTGACCGCCCGCAGCCTGGTGCCCCTGGCGGTCACCCTCGAAGAACAGCAGCTGGCCCGGCAGGCCGAACGGCTGGCCAACCATGAGGTGGACCTGGCTTTCACCGACGCCCTGCGGAGGGCGTCGAGCGCCCAGGCGCCCAAGACTCCGGAGGTCAAGGAGCTGGCTGAGCTCAAGGCCAAGGCCCAGGCGACCGTGGAGGCCGACCAGCAGCTGATCGCGCGCCTGACGAAGGAGCTCGCCTCAGCCCGGGAGTCCCAGAAGGGGGCCCTGGAGGACCAGCTGGATGTCGCCAAGGCCCAGGCGGAGCTGGACAAGGACGAACTGGAGGCTGCCTCAGAGGACCTGGCAAGGGTCGGCGGTGATCCCCAGGCCCGGATCCGGCGCCTGAAGGAGGCTCACGAGGCGGCGGACAAGGAATCCTCCCAGGTCATGGCCGCCCCCCGGCCGGCCTCGGCCTTCCAGCAGGGGAGCCTGCTGGCCCGGCTGGGTGAGTGGACGGCCCAGCGCACGAAGTACCGGCGCCTGGACCAGGCCCGGCTGGATGCCCTGGGCAAGGTGCAGGTGCTCACCAAGCGCCGGGAGACCATCGAGGCCCGGGCGAAACAGGAGAAGGACGACCGGGAGGCCGCGAAGTACTGGGCGAACAACCTGGTGCAGGGGTCCGCCGCGGCGGGCGGCGGCCCCGGCCGGGAGCAGGCCCAGGAGGCCGTCTCCTACCTCCGGAAGTACGGCGATGTCCAGCGCAGGCTTTCGGACATGGGCCGCCGCATCCAGGATCAGCAGGAGCTGGCGGAAGTCTATGGGAGCTGGATGGGGCTGGTGGACGGCAACCGGAATGCGGCCCTGCATGGGCTCCTCGCCCGCCTCCTGTGGGTGCTGGGCCTGGTCTTGGGCGCCTACCTCGCGGGCCTGCTCATCGACCACCTCTTCCACCGGGCCGCCGCCGGCGACAAGAAGGGCGCCGGCACCTTGCGGACCGTCGTGAAGCTGGTGGTCCAGGTGCTGTGCGTCCTGGCCATCGGCTTCGTGATCTTCGGCATGCCGGCCCAGACCACGACGGTCCTCGGCCTGGCCGGCGCGGGCCTGACGGTGGCGCTCAAGGACTTCATCGTGGCCTTCTTCGGGTGGTTCATCCTGATGGGCCGCAATGGCATCCGCGTGGGCGACTGGGTGGAAATCCGGGGCGTGGGCGGCGAGGTGGTGGAGATCGGCCTCCTCCGTACCGTGCTGCTCGAAACTGGCAGCTGGAGCGACGCCGGGCATCCCACCGGGCGGCGCGTGGCCTTCGTGAACAGCTTTGCCATCGAGGGGCACTTCTTCAACTTCACCACCTCGGGCCAGTGGATGTGGGACGAACTGCGCGTGATGATTCCGACCGGCCAGGATCCCTATCCCATCATCGACCGGGTGCAGAGGCTGGTGGAGGAACAGACGGAGGGCAACGCCCGGCTGGCCGAGAAGGACTTGAACCGGGTCGCGGCCCGTTACCGGGTGCGCGGCTTCTCGGTGGTCCCGGATCTCAATGTGGTGCCGACAGCCAATGGCATCGAGATCCGCGCCCGCTACCTGACGCAGGCCTCGGCGCGCCATGAGGCCCGCCTGCGCCTGAACCAGGCCGTGGTGGAACTGATGCACGGCCCCCGCGGGGAAGCCGGCGAACCTGATGTGAAAGTCGAGGCTTGA
- a CDS encoding methyl-accepting chemotaxis protein: MNRSGLALKFFLPVALSLAALLGLAIWGVSAYQTGRAEKAFEEHLTSLAVASRSMFHADAEDYCRSRGMTFHRILEGRRSEDPASAAFERESMDAFAASPSLEQRVGHLQDANGVPRLYVLSPGRLKDSCIHCHGAFGIDTFKDRKAGELVASFGVSMSTAELYRSERNTRILSASAGFALLVLISLIIVRQVRVSILRPLDDLSGAIGQVAAGDMTVKAAVGSRDEIGQLAGTFNGMVTDLNQALGNMGEASERVASGSTELAASAEQMSATVQETARVGEDLRQAGREVQEALRRLDANVEAMAEHTRRTGAKAEEAVDDTDRGARTGRGTAEGMEAIQQATSRIVEAVQAIQGIARQTNLLSLNAAIEAAKAGTMGKGFAVVAEEVRILAERSGQSAKEIEEIIQAMQSAVSDGVGSVEVTLQHLEAIRDRISQVSGSIHEIGNLSSGQARTSQDVGRMMNQTAARLDQNAAATQQLAATVQQISNTADDLSKVAEGLRETVQRFKL; this comes from the coding sequence ATGAACCGGAGTGGCCTTGCCCTGAAATTCTTCCTGCCCGTCGCCCTCTCCCTGGCGGCGCTCCTGGGGCTGGCGATCTGGGGGGTGAGCGCCTACCAGACGGGCCGGGCGGAAAAGGCCTTCGAGGAGCACCTGACCTCCCTGGCCGTGGCCTCCCGGTCCATGTTCCATGCCGATGCGGAGGATTATTGCCGGAGCCGGGGCATGACCTTCCACCGGATCCTGGAGGGCCGCCGCTCCGAGGATCCTGCCTCGGCGGCCTTCGAGCGCGAGTCCATGGATGCCTTCGCGGCCAGTCCCTCCCTTGAGCAGCGGGTCGGGCACCTTCAGGACGCGAACGGAGTCCCTCGCCTCTATGTCTTGAGCCCGGGCCGCTTGAAGGATTCGTGCATCCACTGCCACGGCGCCTTCGGCATCGACACCTTCAAGGATCGCAAGGCAGGCGAGCTGGTGGCCTCCTTTGGAGTCTCCATGTCCACGGCGGAGCTGTACCGGAGCGAGCGGAACACCCGCATCCTCTCGGCATCGGCGGGATTCGCCCTCCTCGTTCTCATCAGCCTCATCATCGTCCGGCAGGTGCGGGTCTCCATCCTCCGACCCCTTGATGACCTGTCCGGGGCCATCGGCCAGGTGGCCGCAGGCGACATGACCGTGAAGGCCGCCGTGGGAAGCCGGGACGAGATCGGCCAGCTGGCAGGGACTTTCAACGGGATGGTGACCGATCTGAACCAGGCCCTCGGAAACATGGGGGAGGCCTCTGAACGGGTGGCTTCAGGCAGCACGGAATTGGCGGCCAGCGCCGAGCAGATGAGCGCCACCGTCCAGGAGACCGCCCGGGTCGGCGAGGATCTGCGCCAGGCAGGCCGCGAGGTCCAGGAAGCGCTTCGCAGGCTGGACGCGAATGTGGAGGCCATGGCCGAGCACACCCGGCGCACCGGGGCGAAGGCCGAAGAAGCCGTGGACGACACGGACCGCGGGGCCAGGACCGGCCGCGGCACCGCCGAGGGCATGGAGGCCATCCAGCAGGCCACCTCGCGCATCGTCGAGGCGGTCCAGGCCATCCAGGGCATCGCCCGGCAGACCAACCTGCTCTCGCTCAACGCCGCCATCGAGGCCGCCAAGGCGGGCACCATGGGCAAGGGCTTCGCCGTGGTCGCCGAGGAGGTCCGCATCCTGGCGGAGCGCAGCGGGCAGTCGGCGAAGGAGATCGAGGAGATCATCCAGGCCATGCAGTCGGCGGTGTCCGATGGCGTGGGCAGCGTCGAGGTGACCCTCCAGCACCTGGAGGCCATCCGGGATCGCATCTCCCAGGTGTCCGGCAGCATCCACGAGATCGGGAACCTCAGCAGCGGCCAGGCGCGGACCAGCCAGGATGTGGGACGGATGATGAACCAGACCGCCGCCCGGCTGGATCAGAACGCCGCCGCCACCCAGCAGCTGGCCGCCACCGTGCAGCAGATCTCGAACACCGCCGATGACTTGTCCAAGGTGGCCGAGGGCCTGCGGGAAACCGTGCAGCGCTTCAAGCTGTGA
- a CDS encoding ABC-F family ATP-binding cassette domain-containing protein codes for MISFSNVSKQYGKQILFIEADFQLNPGEKVGLVGPNGAGKSTLFRMIMGEESPDDGSVTLPKKLTLGYFRQEVDEMAGRPVLDEAIAGSGRLGDLHHELIDLEHAMSDPERGDELEAILERFGHVQEEYQHLGGYELEARARACLHGLGFEDAQIDGDVGALSGGWKMRVSMAKVLLGNFDVLLMDEPTNHLDIESILWLENFLKAVPATLLMTSHDRDFMNRVVTKVLEIDGGDIVTYSGNYDFYVKEREQRDANQEAAYARQQAKLAKERRFIERFSAHAAKAAQVQSRVKALDKIERIEPPKQRRVVKWDFRSPGRSGDDVVMMEGVSKAYGQRRIYDQFAFHIRRGERWCVMGKNGAGKSTLLKMVAGAIQPDAGNVKLGASLSLGYFSQQALDLLDPELTVIEQMQKDFPMEGLGVLRNLLGAFQFSGDDVDKRVRALSGGEKSRLVMARMLFNPPNFLVLDEPTNHLDLATKEMLIEALKDFEGTMLFVSHDRTFLRGLANRVLELGGEEHEGPVVFGGSYAEYVERMGREAPGVHN; via the coding sequence ATGATTTCGTTTTCCAATGTAAGCAAGCAGTACGGCAAGCAGATCCTGTTCATCGAGGCGGATTTCCAGCTCAATCCCGGCGAGAAGGTGGGGCTGGTGGGCCCCAACGGGGCGGGGAAGTCCACCCTGTTCCGCATGATCATGGGCGAGGAATCGCCGGATGACGGCTCCGTCACCCTGCCGAAGAAGCTCACCCTCGGCTACTTCCGGCAGGAGGTGGACGAGATGGCGGGCCGCCCGGTGCTGGACGAGGCCATCGCGGGCAGCGGGCGCCTGGGCGACCTGCACCACGAGTTGATCGACCTCGAGCACGCCATGTCCGACCCGGAGCGCGGCGATGAGCTGGAGGCCATCCTCGAGCGCTTCGGCCATGTCCAGGAGGAATACCAGCACCTGGGCGGCTACGAACTGGAGGCCCGGGCCCGGGCCTGCCTGCACGGCCTCGGCTTCGAGGACGCGCAGATCGATGGCGATGTGGGCGCCCTGTCCGGCGGCTGGAAGATGCGCGTCTCCATGGCGAAGGTGCTGCTGGGCAACTTCGATGTGCTGCTCATGGACGAGCCCACCAACCATCTGGACATCGAGTCCATCCTCTGGCTGGAGAACTTCCTCAAGGCCGTGCCCGCCACCCTGCTGATGACGAGCCACGATCGCGACTTCATGAACCGCGTGGTCACCAAGGTGCTGGAAATCGACGGCGGCGACATCGTCACCTACTCCGGAAACTACGATTTCTATGTGAAGGAGCGGGAACAGCGTGACGCCAATCAGGAGGCCGCCTATGCCCGCCAGCAGGCCAAGCTGGCCAAGGAACGGCGATTCATCGAGCGGTTCTCGGCCCATGCCGCCAAGGCCGCCCAGGTGCAGAGCCGGGTGAAGGCGCTGGACAAGATCGAGCGCATCGAGCCGCCGAAGCAGCGGCGCGTGGTGAAGTGGGACTTCCGCAGCCCCGGCCGCTCCGGTGACGATGTGGTCATGATGGAGGGCGTGAGCAAGGCCTATGGCCAGCGCCGCATCTACGACCAGTTCGCCTTCCACATCCGCCGCGGCGAACGCTGGTGCGTCATGGGCAAGAACGGCGCCGGCAAGTCCACCCTGCTGAAGATGGTGGCCGGCGCCATCCAGCCGGACGCCGGCAATGTGAAGCTGGGCGCGAGCCTGAGCCTCGGGTATTTCTCCCAGCAGGCCCTGGACCTCCTCGACCCTGAGCTCACGGTCATCGAGCAGATGCAGAAGGATTTCCCCATGGAGGGGTTGGGCGTGCTGCGCAACCTGCTGGGCGCCTTCCAGTTCTCCGGCGACGATGTGGACAAGCGGGTGCGCGCCCTCTCAGGCGGCGAGAAATCCCGGCTGGTCATGGCCCGGATGCTCTTCAATCCCCCGAATTTCCTGGTGCTCGACGAGCCCACCAACCACCTGGACCTGGCCACCAAGGAGATGCTCATCGAAGCCCTGAAGGACTTCGAGGGCACCATGCTCTTTGTCTCCCACGACCGCACCTTCCTGCGCGGCCTGGCGAACCGGGTGCTGGAACTGGGTGGGGAGGAACACGAGGGTCCCGTGGTGTTCGGCGGTTCCTACGCGGAATATGTCGAGCGCATGGGCCGCGAGGCCCCGGGCGTGCACAACTAG
- a CDS encoding cache domain-containing protein codes for MRKTWAILAMAVTMAFPLAAQTRDQAKAFVKQAVDFAKKNPREKFLEEVSGPKGQFHFVKGQNHDLYIFVYDQEGKVLAHGVRRELVGINRWAAKDPDGKPWIQDWTKMVKEKGSGWIEYKELNPAQGNKVMKKASWVELVNGMVIGAGIYE; via the coding sequence ATGCGCAAGACATGGGCAATCCTGGCCATGGCGGTCACGATGGCGTTCCCCCTCGCCGCCCAGACTCGCGACCAGGCCAAGGCCTTCGTGAAGCAGGCCGTGGACTTCGCCAAGAAGAACCCCAGGGAGAAGTTCCTGGAGGAGGTGAGCGGGCCCAAGGGCCAGTTCCACTTCGTCAAGGGGCAGAACCATGACCTCTACATCTTCGTTTACGACCAGGAAGGCAAGGTCCTTGCGCATGGCGTGCGGCGCGAACTGGTGGGCATCAACCGCTGGGCCGCCAAGGATCCCGACGGCAAGCCCTGGATCCAGGACTGGACCAAGATGGTCAAGGAGAAGGGCAGCGGCTGGATCGAATACAAGGAATTGAACCCTGCCCAGGGCAACAAGGTCATGAAGAAGGCCTCGTGGGTGGAGCTCGTGAACGGCATGGTCATCGGCGCCGGCATCTACGAGTAG
- a CDS encoding 5'-nucleotidase: protein MPKSLEGKLVVAISSRALFDFEEENRVFEESDDRAYMELQLSRLDVPAKPGVAFPLVKKLLAFNTDDEGRVAVVILSRNDPVSGLRVFRSAQESNLQLERGVFTRGRNPYPYLTSLGANLFLSAKEDDVRAALNAGFAAARVYPDSALAADRHPDEIRIAFDGDAVLFSDEAERVYAQGGLAAFQAHEIERAGVPLPPGPFKPLLQALQPLQDMAAGAPMRIRTALVTARSAPAHERAIRTLMAWNIQVDEAMFLGGLEKADFLREFEPDFFFDDQTGYCDTASRVGPTGHVVSGVKNELGESGSEPR, encoded by the coding sequence ATGCCCAAATCCCTGGAAGGCAAGCTCGTCGTCGCCATCTCCTCCCGCGCGCTGTTCGATTTCGAGGAGGAGAACCGGGTGTTCGAGGAATCGGACGACCGCGCCTACATGGAGCTCCAGCTGTCGCGGCTCGATGTGCCCGCCAAGCCCGGCGTGGCCTTCCCGCTGGTGAAGAAGCTCCTGGCCTTCAACACGGATGACGAAGGCCGCGTGGCCGTGGTGATCCTCTCCCGCAACGATCCTGTGAGCGGCCTGCGGGTCTTCCGCAGCGCCCAGGAGTCGAACCTCCAGTTGGAGCGCGGCGTCTTCACCCGGGGCCGGAACCCCTATCCCTACCTCACCTCCCTGGGCGCGAACCTGTTCCTCTCCGCCAAGGAGGACGATGTCCGCGCGGCCCTGAACGCGGGCTTCGCGGCCGCCCGGGTCTATCCCGATAGCGCCCTGGCCGCGGACCGCCACCCGGACGAGATCCGCATCGCCTTCGACGGCGACGCCGTGCTGTTCAGCGACGAGGCGGAGCGCGTCTACGCCCAGGGCGGCCTGGCGGCCTTTCAGGCCCACGAGATCGAACGGGCCGGCGTCCCCCTGCCCCCGGGCCCCTTCAAGCCCCTGCTGCAGGCCCTCCAGCCCCTTCAGGACATGGCCGCGGGCGCGCCCATGCGCATCCGGACCGCCCTGGTCACCGCCCGCAGCGCCCCCGCGCACGAGCGTGCCATCCGCACCCTCATGGCCTGGAACATCCAGGTGGACGAGGCCATGTTCCTGGGCGGCCTCGAGAAGGCGGACTTCCTGCGCGAGTTCGAGCCTGACTTCTTCTTCGACGACCAGACCGGTTACTGCGACACCGCTTCCCGCGTGGGGCCGACCGGCCATGTGGTGAGCGGCGTGAAGAACGAACTGGGCGAGTCGGGATCAGAGCCTCGGTAG